The proteins below come from a single Triticum aestivum cultivar Chinese Spring chromosome 5D, IWGSC CS RefSeq v2.1, whole genome shotgun sequence genomic window:
- the LOC123124883 gene encoding cytochrome P450 76M5, which yields MEPTPLSVCISLLCIALLCLLWNKSTKPPAGAPAPPPPPGPTPFPVIGNIPNLVRGGELHRALARLSASYGPVMSMRLGMASLVVLSSPATAHEALHKKEGAVSSRWVPDSASVMGHSGISMVWLPSSSPLWKHLRTVASTLLFTSRRLGASRAIQERKARELVDHLHASSGRPVRVALPVFSAVLNMLSSVLFSEDVVELGSVTGQEFMVLIADSVAETARPNISDFFPFLSSLDLSRRRRAVAANLSRFYQFFDAVIDRRLNSAEKPGDLLESLLELPAKSQLERPVIRALLTDLFIAGSHTTTTTVEWAMAELLRNPTKMAKARAELREAFGSGNAEEGDLANLPYLQAVMKETMRLHPPAPLLLPHEVSETGVTLGGCSVPKGARVLINVWAIGRDPEVWAEPEVFMPERFLDREVDFRGRALEFIPFGSGRRACPGMPLAVTVVPMVLASLLHEFEWRLPDGMVPGDVDLSDRFGAALELAVPLRAVPVWTKGAEDLSSSS from the exons ATGGAGCCCACACCCTTGTCAGTGTGCATCTCGCTGCTCTGTATCGCGCTGCTGTGCCTCCTATGGAACAAGTCAACGAAGCCCCCCGCCGGTGCGCctgcaccgccaccgccgccgggccCAACGCCGTTCCCGGTCATCGGCAACATCCCGAACCTGGTCCGCGGCGGCGAGCTACatcgcgcgctcgctcgcctgtCGGCGTCCTACGGCCCCGTCATGTCGATGAGGCTCGGCATGGCGAGCCTCGTCGTGCTGTCGTCTCCGGCTACGGCGCACGAGGCGCTCCACAAGAAGGAGGGTGCCGTCTCCTCCCGGTGGGTCCCCGACAGCGCCAGCGTCATGGGCCACAGCGGCATCTCCATGGTGTGGCTCCCGAGCTCCAGCCCTCTGTGGAAGCACCTGCGCACCGTGGCGAGCACCCTGCTCTTCACGTCCCGGCGGCTCGGCGCCAGTCGCGCCATCCAGGAGCGCAAGGCCCGGGAGCTCGTTGACCACTTACACGCGAGCTCCGGCCGCCCGGTGCGCGTCGCGCTCCCCGTGTTCAGCGCCGTGCTCAACATGCTGTCCAGCGTTCTGTTCTCGGAGGACGTCGTCGAGCTGGGGTCGGTGACCGGGCAGGAGTTCATGGTGCTCATCGCAGACTCTGTCGCGGAGACGGCAAGGCCGAACATCTCCGACTTCTTCCCATTCCTCAGCTCGCTAGatctcagccgccgccgccgcgcggtcGCCGCGAATCTCAGTAGATTCTACCAGTTCTTCGACGCTGTCATAGACCGTCGGTTGAACAGCGCCGAGAAGCCCGGCGACCTGCTGGAGTCGCTGCTCGAGCTCCCCGCCAAGTCCCAGCTCGAGCGGCCGGTGATCCGAGCTCTCCTAACG GATCTGTTCATCGCTGGGAGCCACACGACGACCACCACGGTGGAGTGGGCGATGGCGGAGCTGCTCCGCAACCCGACCAAAatggcgaaggcgcgcgccgagcTCAGGGAAGCGTTCGGATCCGGCAACGCAGAGGAAGGTGACCTCGCCAACCTCCCGTACCTCCAGGCCGTGATGAAGGAAACGATGCGGCTGCACCCCCcagcgccgctgctgctgccgcacgAGGTGTCGGAGACCGGCGTGACGCTCGGCGGCTGCTCGGTGCCGAAGGGCGCCCGTGTTCTGATCAACGTGTGGGCCATCGGGAGGGACCCCGAGGTGTGGGCCGAGCCGGAGGTGTTCATGCCGGAGAGGTTCTTGGACAGGGAGGTGGACTTCCGGGGGAGGGCGTTGGAGTTCATACCGTTCGGATCGGGGCGGAGGGCGTGCCCCGGGATGCCGCTGGCCGTGACGGTCGTGCCGATGGTGTTGGCATCGCTGCTCCACGAGTTCGAATGGAGGCTGCCGGATGGGATGGTGCCCGGTGATGTGGATCTCAGCGACCGGTTTGGCGCCGCGCTAGAGCTTGCCGTTCCCCTGAGGGCCGTGCCGGTTTGGACGAAAGGCGCGGAAGATTTGAGTTCTTCTTCGTGA